The following proteins are co-located in the Cutaneotrichosporon cavernicola HIS019 DNA, chromosome: 3 genome:
- the AKR1 gene encoding uncharacterized protein (Belongs to the DHHC palmitoyltransferase family), giving the protein MANVPKITTTAATPPTGSPSRLEDDPLGRMSEEVGLATMMEELPPPPTVHAFAQQGDIAGLEALLAEEPHTDFSERDGQDVTPLHWASINAHVGVCRWLLEHGADVDAVGGELKATPLQWAARNGHLYVMHLLMSHGADPNIRDGQGFNTLHLVTHSSAVMPLLYMLQQPVAVDEADSDGHTSLMWASYQGDGLSVELLLGHGASVTTRDHAGLSPLHWAVVKGSVVCIKHLLQAGADFNAREEQGKTPRDMAEELKATAPLNRALQEANFNEYGQRVQARFSARLTTGIIFAFPLLVLSLSFTAFGSLEWYFSWPLFVVLFGGMQITTVKVLLADKPMSDRVLTSPYFAAIITASFVVVGYAWLTRLVFGAPGHLLSQALFIAGFSACVFTFVKAICTDPGYVPRADAEEMKEQIDELTDQGRLNGTNWCIFCMVRKPLRSKHCRQCNRCVGRFDHHCPWIWNCVGFNNHRYFLLFVLTLVIGVIFFVRLAYFYIIESTPPATPSQGLTLCNISETVCRGAAHDGFLLATAAWATLQLSWTFILGCSQLWQVARQMTTYEVSNLGRYGYMGGRGGTSLRDQSGAVRGSTVFVPMPDTESDFSHLPPPPSASPAHHHQHHRCGALGRICSALGAAITGPVFRLVGLDQFTQGRAVSGMARAGRDQNPFDLGVTKNCSDFWCGAKGVDYLHLYEVPPEGWVAYRRKLAAGGKGYVPVAREEV; this is encoded by the exons ATGGCCAACGTCCCCAAAATCACCACGACGgccgccacgccaccaACAGGCTCGCCGAGCCGCCTAGAGGATGACCCGTTGGGCCGAAtgagcgaggaggtcggcctcgcgaCCATGATGGAGGAGCTGCCTCCGCCT CCCACTGTCCACGCATTCGCACAGCAGGGCGACATTGCAGGTCTCGAggctctcctcgcggaAGAACCGCACACAGACTTtagcgagcgcgacgggcaAGATGTCACACCGCTGCACTGGGCATCCATTAACGCGCACGTCGGGGTGTGTCGCTGGCTCCTGGAGCATGGAGCGGACGTCGACGCTGTTGGTGGTGAGCTTAAGGCCACGCCACTACAATGGGCTGCACG GAACGGACATCTCTACGTGATGCACCTCCTCATGAGCCATGGCGCCGATCCGAACATCCGCGACGGACAAGGCTTCAacaccctccacctcgtGACCCACAGCAGCGCCGTCATGCCACTGCTCTACATG CTCCAACAGCCCGTGGCAgtggacgaggccgacagCGACGGGCACACATCGCTCATGTGGGCCTCCTACCAGG gcgaCGGGCTcagcgtcgagctgcttcTCGGTCACGGCGCGAGTGTGACGACACGAGACCACGCGGgcctctcccctctccacTGGGCCGTCGTCAAGGGCTCGGTCGTGTGCATCAagcacctcctccaggcGGGCGCAGACTTcaacgcgcgcgaggagcagggcaagacgccgcgcgacatggccgaggagctcaaggcgaCCGCGCCGCTCAACCGCGCCCTCCAGGAAGCAAACTTTAACGAGTACGGGCAACGCGTGCAGGCGCGCTTCTCCGCGCGCTTGACAACCGGGATTATCTTCGCTTTCCCGCTCCTGGTACTCTCCCTGTCGTTCACTGCGTTCGGCTCGCTGGAGTGGTACTTCTCATGGCCTCtcttcgtcgtcctctTTGGAGGCATGCAGATT ACCACAGTCAAGGTGCTCCTCGCGGACAAGCCGATGTCGGACCGCGTCCTCACCTCACCCTACTTTGCGGCCATTATCACGGCGTCGTTCGTGGTTGTGGGATATGCGTGGCTCACGCGGCTCGTCTTTGGCGCGCCCGGCCACCTCTTGAGCCAGGCACTGTTCATCGCCGGCTTCTCGGCGTGTGTGTTCACGTTTGTCAAGGCCATCTGCACCGACCCAGGATACgtgccgcgcgccgacgccgaggagatgaaggaacagatcgacgagctcaccgACCAAGGGAGGCTCAACGGCACGAATTGGTGCATCTTCTGCATGGTGCGCAAACCGCTGCGCTCCAAACACTGCCGACAGTGCAACCGATGTGTGGGAAGGTTTGACCACCATTGCCCGTGGATATGGAACTGTG TCGGTTTCAACAACCACCGCTACTTCCTACTCTTCGTACTGACCCTTGTCATCGGCGTCATCTTCTTCGTCAGGTTGGCTTACTTCTACATAATCGAGAGCACTCCACCAGCGACACCAAGCCAGGGGCTTACACTCTGCAACATCTCCGAGACCGTGTGCCGCGGTGCAGCACACGACGGCTTCCTGCTCGCGACTGCCGCTTGGGCAACCTTGCAATTGAGTTGGACGTTCATCCTTGGCTGCTCGCAGCTGTGGCAGGTCGCGAGACAGATGACGACATACGAGGtctccaacctcggccgctACGGATACATGGGCGGACGCGGTGGCACCTCGCTACGAGACcagagtggggcagtgCGCGGCTCGACAGTCTTCGTGCCGATGCCCGACACCGAGAGCGACTTCAGCCACCTCCCGCCCCCACCCAGCGCTAGCCCAGCGCACCATCACCAGCACCACCGATGCGGTGCGCTTGGCCGAATCTGCTCGGCCCTTGGCGCTGCGATAACCGGCCCCGTCTTCCGCCTTGTCGGCCTGGATCAGTTCACTCAGGGTAGAGCAGTGAGCGGGATGGCTCGTGCCGGGCGCGACCAGAACCCGTTCGATCTCGGTGTCACCAAGAACTGCTCCGACTTCTGGTGTGGCGCAAAGGGTGTCGACTACCTCCACTTGTACGAAGTGCCGCCCGAGGGCTGGGTCGCGTACCGCCGCAAGCTGGCAGCGGGTGGCAAGGGGTATGTGCCGGTCGCGCGCGAAGAAGTGTAG
- the RMS1 gene encoding uncharacterized protein (Rubisco LSMT substrate-binding) — MNYDHLLSSMAASGAWCSDGFTLQQVEGMGAGAIARRPIPAGTPLFHLPLSYLLTPWTSAVGPALAADGGAQEWEQLAEKGWAQLMLAMMYESSLEQSKWAGYLATMPSEFGAPMWWSDDELVGLKGTDIEDRIGKASANDLYTSTLEPLMTAHPALFPPGSEHFSLRAFHVQGSRILSRSFTVPRTRAGGPPPGVDEDGDEEEEEEVAVMVPMADMLNAAYEMDNARLFADGGDDDEAEAEGVERAEFGEGYTMITTKDIAEGEQIYNTYASPPNSELLRKYGHVDDLPLSPPILALLTPEEIGNHPRGNAGDDVEVPGDLVVAAAGASNLEERVEWWLEEGQEDAFALSYPEDDEVLPPALVAFARLLSSDAEWARAKGKGKLPRPTLDASSAKIIGKAIAVRRAKHATTLQEDLEIIAGPAGRARDAAVVRLGEKRVLGVVGRLVATEEERLRKEEGGKRKADDAGRPSKRRR, encoded by the exons ATGAACTACGACCACCTCCTATCCTCCATGGCGGCGTCTGGTGCCTGGTGCTCAGACGGGTTTACGCTGCAGCAGGTTGAGGGGATGGGCGCTGGTGCGATCGCCCGCCGTCCGATTCCCGCAGGAACGCCGCTCTTTCATCTCCCCCTGTCGTACCTCCTCACACCGTGGACCAGTGCCGTCGGTCCGGCCCTCGCTGCCGACGGGGGCGCGCAGGAATGGGAGCAACTCGCCGAGAAAGGGTGGGCACAACTCATGCTGGCTATGATGTACGAGAGCAGCCTCGAGCAGTCCAAATGGGCGGGATACCTCGCGACGATGCCGAGTGAATTTGGGGCGCCGATGTGGTggtccgacgacgagttggTAGGATTGAAGGGGACGGATATTGAGG accGTATCGGGAAAGCGTCCGCGAATGACCTCTACACTTCAACCTTGGAGCCGCTCATGACGGCCCATCCTGCCCTTTTCCCCCCGGGATCGGAGCACTTTAGCCTGCGCGCTTTTCACGTACAGGGCTCACGTATCCTCTCGCGCAGCTTTACAGTACCCCGCACGCGTGCTGGTGGTCCCCCGCCCGGTGTAGATGAGGacggggacgaggaggaggaggaagaggtggcCGTCATGGTGCCTATGGCTGACATGTTGAATGCGGCTTATGAGATGGACAATGCGCGCCTCTTCGCGGACGGcggggacgacgacgaggctgaggctgagggcGTTGAACGCGCTGAGTTTGGAGAGGGGTATACGATGATTACGACCAAGGACAttgccgagggcgagcagaTT TACAACACGTACGCTTCGCCTCCCAATTCCGAGCTGCTGCGCAAGTACGGGCACGTTGATGACTTGCCCCTTTCCCCtcccatcctcgccctcctcacaCCCGAGGAGATAGGGAACCATCCTCGCGGAAATgcgggcgacgacgtcgaggtccccggcgaccttgtcgtcgctgctgctggtgccTCCAATCTTGAAGAGAGGGTAGAGTGGTGGCTCGAGGAGGGGCAGGAGGACGCTTTTGCCCTGTCGTATcctgaggacgacgaggttcTTCCGCCCGCACTTGTCGCGTTCGCGCGTCTCCTTTCCTCTGATGCTGAGTgggcgcgcgccaaggGGAAGGGCAAGCTCCCGCGCCCGACATTGGACGCCTCGAGTGCCAAGATTATCGGCAAGGCCATTGCGGTCCGGAGGGCGAAGCACGCTACGACCCTGCAAGAGGATCTGGAAATTATCGCTGGGCCAgctggacgcgctcgcgatGCCGCCGTGgtgcgcctcggcgagaaACGCGTACTGGGCGTGGTTGGGAGGCTAGtggcgaccgaggaggagaggttgcggaaggaggagggcgggaAGCGAAAGGCCGATGACGCTGGCCGGCCGAGCAAGCGGCGCAGATAG
- a CDS encoding uncharacterized protein (heat shock protein binding), translating to METHYDVLGVASMASPSQIARAYRHLALVHHPDKAGGSTEAFQRVSEANETLCDPVRRATYDMSQGIWASKAADTDIDMEYWRAYDEAREHTQPHPAHAHAASHAPRRFGSRFRRRAPSSASPGPHCEFRTCHDPPSGFQYTSAHYSSHGVYWAAPGPMPIPGAMPAPTMSAPIPTPVHHPMSPFPGSMFANTHSPFIPFQPRWSSPFMRPDNTSLPAEERICNCCPLSAPKASRNCKPQSPWSPRPFAEEVTVFISFETPLGTPLRARVLPFFAPLPPLRAPSF from the exons ATGGAGACGCACTACGACGTCCTCGGGGTGGCGTCCATGGCCTCCCCGTCCCAGA TCGCCCGCGCATACAGGCACCTAGCGCTCGTACACCACCCCGACAAGGCCGGCGGCTCGACGGAAGCCTTCCAACGCGTCTCGGAAGCTAACGAGACGCTCTGCGATCCCGTAAGGCGTGCAACGTACGACATGTCGCAAGGCATCTGGGCGAGTAAGGCCGCCGACACAGATATCGACATGGAGTATTGGCGCGCATACGACGAAGCGCGTGAACACACCCAGCCCCACCCAGCTCACGCACATGCTGCTAGtcatgctcctcgccgcttCGGATCCCGATTCCGCCGGCGTGCACCGAGTAGTGCTA GTCCGGGGCCGCACTGCGAGTTCCGGACCTGCCACGACCCGCCCAGCGGGTTCCAGTACACCAGCGCGCATTACTCGAGCCACGGGGTATACTGGGCGGCACCTGGACCGATGCCGATTCCTGGCGCAATGCCAGCGCCAACAATGTCAGCACCGATACCAACACCCGTCCACCATCCCATGTCCCCGTTCCCCGGATCAATGTTCGCCAACACACACTCCCCGTTTATCCCCTTCCAGCCGCGGTGGTCATCACCATTCATGCGTCCGGACAATACCTCACTCCCAGCCGAGGAACGTATATGCAACTGCTGTCCATTGTCAGCGCCAAAGGCCAGCAGGAATTGCAAGCCCCAGTCCCCGTGGAGTCCGCGCCCCTTCGCCGAGGAAGTGACCGTCTTCATTTCGTTCGAG ACACCACTCGGCACGCCGCTGAGGGCGCGCGTTCTTCCGTTCTTCGCCCCACTGCCGCCGCTACGAGCTCCGAGCTTTTAG
- the APC11 gene encoding uncharacterized protein (Anaphase-promoting complex subunit 11 RING-H2 finger) → MKVTINALRPIAVWKWDTSTEPHKLYHYSTGGIMDDDDEDEECGICRLAFESCCPSCKMPGDDCPLIWGTCTHVFHMHCLLKWLDTDQSREQCPLDRRTWETADRKPDRLPTTVDGAPVATMAPGLIHGDEDEEMGDESDDGVIMAATGGTHG, encoded by the exons ATGAAAGTCACGATCAACGCCCTCCGCCCCATAGCGGTCTGGAAGTGGGATACGTCCACCGAGCCCCACAAGCTCTACCACTACAGCACGGGTGGGATCATggacgatgatgacgaggatgaggagtgCGGCATCTGCCGTCTTGCGTTCGAGTCTTGTTGCCCATCGTGCAAGATGCCGGGTGATGACTGTCCGCTAA tcTGGGGCACCTGTACGCATGTCTTTCACATGCACTGCCTGCTAAAGTGGCTCGACACGGATCAGAGCAGAGAGCAATGTCCGCTCGACCGGCGCACTTGGG AAACGGCCGATCGCAAACCGGACAGATTACCCACAACCGTGGACGGTGCGCCGGTCGCGACGATGGCGCCCGGCCTGATccacggcgacgaggacgaggagatgggcgacgagtctgacgacggcgtcatAATGGCTGCGACGGGCGGGACGCACGGATGA
- a CDS encoding uncharacterized protein (HMG-box domain), which yields MFTATPPSLAPLALVVTKPLGFGGGSVDSLATDCLGLSLSKDARYRPTWLLLCREHLRGQLRPRFMHTQSTSTAVHPGHLGQHSLNPIYMYPNSSAHQRNTASPRAYEAGAAGAQNGDDQYNYQAAGFGGLSGYNYQSQMGMYNTSPQLPSGSRRTSNPKASPTQPASATATTSPSAYYPRQTQQADVTQSPYQQNAQPHLSQQYGGYYPHYDQYGGHHPSQWQQSYSAQSNFGQQRQSSSGSMPTGATASTNDAAQSSRASGGSFDYSTSQGQQQQQQQYQNWDPSRQAQGHQWAQQASAQQPSQQQQASSQGSSQQRSGGSSAGQQANVVNSSPWQGYGAGAHQPFPPPPQPVTHLGGQMPPGQYSGGWQQWQGQPGYGGYPPAQAQPTAAPPTTVPPAATTTAPPPAAAPPAPVPTTKGKKSKKEDAAAAATSPVLGKRSSDDGHDDSEKKHKTKKSKKDEAKPAPKAPTKSHLKPPRQAPSAWQLFFADELNKAKAAAAAEAGSTPGGTPIHPKLNVAQIAKDAGAAYAGLTEDRKAHYARKVEEGKVQYQKDLAAWQATLTPEDIKAENAFRAQQRKDGKSRKGNLKDPNAPKKPLSAYFLFLKGIRENDDLRKSVWAEESETTRQSVLAAERWRGLSDDEKRPYLQQAEKDKQDLCWNRVKVGAGTAAKSKTTTTKTKKDDDFSKIPTTINPASTTFTVVHESTPDPDTNPLATTGSGFGPTLEMDEFRGFEDMELTGLEGMTGHGESAEGQWDHLGYMDGAEGGDVEAASAAVAAATAAVERKAKA from the exons ATGTTTACCGCTACGCCCCCTTCGTTGGCTCCATTGGCCCTCGTTGTCACAAAGCCCCTCGGGTTTGGTGGGGGTTCGGTGGACTCG CTCGCGACTGATTGCCTTGGCCTCTCCCTTT CAAAGGACGCGCGCTACCGCCCCACTTGGCTTCTTCTTTGCAGAGAACACTTGCG TGGTCAACTGAGACCGCGATTCATGCACACACAGTCGACTTCAACGGCTGTTCATCCAGGACACCTGGGACAGCATTCGCTTAAC CCCATCTACATGTATCCCAACAGCAGCGCCCACCAGCGCAACACGGCGAGCCCCCGCGCTTACGAAGCGGGTGCTGCCGGAGCGCAGAATGGTGACGACCAGTACAACTATCAGGCCGCCGGCTTCGGCGGTCTTAGCGGGTACAACTACCAGAGCCAGATGGG CATGTACAACACTTCGCCCCAGCTCCCCTCAGGGTCTCGCCGAACTTCGAACCCAAAGGCTAGCCCGACTCAGCCAGCGTCGGCCACGgccaccacctcgcctTCGGCTTATTACCCTCGCCAGACTCAGCAAGCCGATGTGACCCAGTCGCCCTACCAGCAGAACGCCCAGCCCCACCTGTCTCAGCAGTACGGCGGCTACTACCCCCACTATGACCAGTACGGCGGGCACCATCCGAGCCAGTGGCAGCAGTCTTACAGCGCCCAGTCCAACTTTGGCCAGCAGAGGCAATCTTCGTCTGGCTCCATGCCGACTGGCGCGACTGCGAGCACAAACGACGCCGCCCAGTCGTCAAGAGCATCTGGTGGGTCATTCGACTACTCGACATCGCAgggccagcagcagcagcagcagcagtacCAGAACTGGGACCCCTCCAGACAGGCACAGGGCCACCAGTGGGCTCAGCAGGCCTCGGCGCAGCAGCCAtcgcagcagcagcaggcgtCTTCGCAGGGAAGTTCGCAGCAAcgcagcggcggcagcagcgCTGGCCAGCAGGCTAATGTTGTCAACTCCAGCCCCTGGCAGGGCTACGGCGCCGGTGCACACCAGCCgttccctcctccgccgcagccTGTGACTCACTTGGGTGGTCAGATGCCACCGGGCCAGTATAGTGGTGGGTGGCAGCAGTGGCAGGGACAGCCCGGCTATGGCGGTTACCCTCCTGCTCAGGCTCAGCCTACAGCGGCGCCTCCAACCACCGTTCCTCCTGCCGCCACCACAACTGCTCCGCCTCCAGCTGCTGCCCCACCTGCGCCGGTCCCCACAaccaagggcaagaagagcaagaaggaggatgcGGCCGCTGCCGCAACCTCGCCAGTGCTTGGTAAGCGTAGCTCCGACGACGGCcacgacgacagcgagaAGAAGCATAAGACGAAGAAGAGCAAAAAAGATGAGGCCAAGCCTGCGCCCAAAGCTCCCACCAAGTCGCACCTCAAGCCCCCCCGACAGGCACCTTCAGCCTGGCAGCTTTTTTTTGCAGACGAGCTcaacaaggccaaggcggccgcTGCCGCAGAAGCTGGGTCCACACCTGGCGGCACCCCTATCCATCCCAAGCTCAACGTCGCACAGATTGCCAAGGACGCAGGTGCTGCTTACGCTGGCCTGACCGAGGACCGCAAAGCTCACTACGCccgcaaggtcgaggagggcaaggtgCAGTACCAGAAGGACCTGGCTGCTTGGCAGGCAACCCTCACGCCTGAGGacatcaaggccgagaaTGCATTCCGAGCTCAGCAGCGAAAGGACGGCAAGTCGCGTAAGGGCAACCTCAAGGATCCGAACGCGCCCAAGAAGCCTTTGTCGGCCTACTTCTTGTTCCTCAAGGGGATCCGCGAGAACGACGACTTGCGCAAATCTGTgtgggccgaggagagcgagacGACGCGCCAGAGCGTGCTCGCTGCCGAGAGGTGGCGTGGTCTCTCTGATGATGAGAAGAGG CCGTACCTCCAGCAGGCCGAGAAAGACAAGCAAGA TCTCTGTTGGAACCGC GTTAAAGTCGGTGCTGGCACCGCGGCGAAatcgaagacgacgacgacgaagacgaagaAGGACGATGATTTCTCAAAGATACCAACAACGATCAACCCGGCGTCGACAACCTTTACGGTTGTACACGAGTCGACGCCCGATCCCGATACCAACCCGCTCGCCACGACGGGCAGCGGGTTCGGCCCCACTctcgagatggacgagttTCGCGGATTTGAGGACATGGAATTGACAGGCCTTGAGGGCATGACGGGCCATGGCGAGTCAGCTGAGGGACAGTGGGACCACTTGGGGTACATGGACGGTGCAGAGGGTGGCGATGTCGAGGCGGCCTCTGCCGCTGTCGCTGCTGCGACTGCGGCCGTTGAGCGCAAGGCCAAAGCGTAG
- a CDS encoding uncharacterized protein (importin 13) codes for MAATMAFPVLPASDIDQVAATILHLFDPATSAQPALAKSLQQQLQDLQARPEAWGLIAGLAKQDDANVRFFSAHTAQVKISRDWDTLPAEMQPALLALVLETLGEAVSPTNTTTYQPGNAIVVRKLFGCLASLILRLPFYRFPDPITTVLQTLSNALARATALPPSAPVSGYSTPVPGGGSATTGLRQRVRLWALEWCGICVEEIARAGLSEQKRTALRRHIDSDVPAVMAAITDSMTGEPLQSPVDRIRAAEAACRCADSWINYGLGADELSALLPHIFGLLPLPAASTTIAEVLSESIFKFGKGSKILTEPLLAWVIGPNGQGLLGSTEDEPSDAVIAFTKMLCALVEHSSEWLVARLQQPDVQAFLATILRVTGWAGVGGVDESVSELTLPIYPLIQEAIMDSDVFSEPHETSASWAVAKQFFRELVDVTRRKVRWPGSGEEASLGGLDREDRETFDTWRRDAGEVIVGAYYILRDDMLSSLTATASEKIANQAPWQDIEATLHCIRYSGEGVPLGEEKSLPIIFSDRLISGLSNRPHAGLGEERLRLTFVCLIRAYEEWFKYHPDHLLPVLSYLVSSLTSSRLVSPSAADSLKALCDICRTKLVDHIGAFSELHGKIADLGPDEQTKVIEGITSVIQALAPADAIGPVQGILGPIVNRLGQAVTSGDPADLVQAMNSLTACFKGFSPSDDDMFDSLDGDDEAKDAAMMEARAAPSTVALRQRAEQAITAVIQVWNGDSEVADAISSLLKQATLSSSETLISLSPLPLLTLVCTACEQAPSALWMSLASTLTLRIGTATSSLQLKKHKNSLEDQRKLEEDRERWEVVGDAANRLAVMAGRMLGPDGAMRDNPDVVEGFFKFSHAVSSRFPGVLLRLPEPVIDVYMSLGIMGLGTQERFSLKSSAEFFVALFANTRYPSPLEEPAERLVRHYGPRLLRALLLSAGSEGPRSVIPNLAELLASLVTRVSGPDIAAWLDTILAEPGFPDPRATPEAKARLKGVVLRSRTTRKMREALHEFALVARGLANTTYGNATAVSLA; via the exons ATGGCAGCGACGATGGCCTTCCCGGTCCTCCCAGCGAGCGACATAGACCAGGTCGCAGCG ACTATCCTCCACCTATTCGACCCTGCAACCTCCGCCCAGCCCGCACTCGCCAAGTCGCTCCAGCAACAGCTACAGGATCTGCAAGCGCGACCCGAGGCGTGGGGATTGATCGCCGGACTGGCGAAACAGGATGACGCGAACGTGCGTTTCTTCAGCGCGCACACGGCGCAAGTCAAGATCTCACGGGATTG ggACACGCTCCCCGCCGAGATGCAGccggcgctcctcgcgctggTCCTTGAGACACTCGGCGAGGCCGTTTCGCCCACCAACACGACAACCTACCAGCCCGGCAACGCGATTGTCGTGCGCAAGCTGTTCGGGTGT ctcgcctccctcatcctccgcctcccatTTTACCGCTTTCCCGACCCAATCACGACCGTGCTTCAGACGTTGTCCAACGCGCTTGCCAGAGCCACGGCTCTCCCACCCTCTGCCCCTGTGTCGGGGTACTCGACGCCAGTGCCCGGCGGAGGATCGGCCACCACTGGACTGAGACAGCGCGTCCGCCTGTGGGCTCTTGAGTGGTGTGGGATCTGTGTTGAGGAGATTGCACGCGCTGGGCTGAGTGAACAGAAGCG cacTGCTCTTCGACGTCACATCGACTCCGACGTTCCAGCCGTTATGGCGGCCATCACAGACAGTATGACTGGAGAGCCACTCCAGTCGCCTGTGGACCGAAtccgcgcggccgaggccgctTGCAGGTGCGCCGACAGCTGGATCAACTACGGCCTTGGTGCAGACGAACTCTCCGCCCTGCTTCCGCACATATTCGGCCTGCTTCCTCTCCCTGCCGCGTCGACTACTATTGCCGAGGTCCTCTCCGAATCGATCTTCAAGTTCGGCAAGGGGTCAAAGATCCTCACCGAGCCGTTGTTGGCGTGGGTTATCGGACCGAACGGACAGGGCTTGCTAGGAAgcaccgaggacgagcccTCTGATGCGGTCATCGCATTCACCAAGATGCTGTgcgccctcgtcgagcacTCGTCTGAATGGCTTGTCGCGCGCTTGCAACAACCCGACGTCCAGGCGTTCCTCGCCACGATCCTCCGCGTCACCGGGTGGGCAGGTGTTGGAGGCGTTGACGAGAGCGTTTCCGAGCTCACACTTCCGATCTACCCTCTCATCCAAGAAGCGATCATGGACTCAGACGTGTTTTCCGAGCCGCATGAGACGTCAGCGTCGTGGGCTGTTGCCAAGCAGTTCTTCCgtgagctcgtcgatgtCACAAGACGCAAGGTGCGCTGGCCAGGGTCTGGTGAGGAGGCGTCGCTGGGCGGtctcgaccgcgaggacCGCGAGACGTTCGACACTTGGCGTCGGGACGCGGGAGAGGTCATCGTCGGCGCGTACTATATCCTTCGTGACGACATGCTGTCGTCGTTGacagcgacggcgtcggAAAAGATCGCCAACCAGGCGCCGTGGCAGGACATCGAGGCGACACTCCACTGCATCCGGTACTCCGGCGAGGGGGTGccgcttggcgaggaaaAGTCCCTCCCGATTATCTTCTCCGACCGGCTCATCAGCGGGCTGTCCAACCGCCCACACGCTGGCCTTGGTGAGGAACGCCTGCGTCTCACCTTTGTCTGCCTCATCCGTGCGTACGAAGAATGGTTCAAGTACCACCCCGACCACCTCTTGCCCGTCCTTTCCTACCTTGTCTCGTCGCTCACGTCGTCCCGGTTGGTATCACCGTCAGCTGCGGACTCGCTCAAGGCGCTGTGCGACATATGTCGGACAAAGCTTGTTGACCACATCGGTGCGTTCTCCGAGCTGCATGGCAAGATTGCCGACCTGGGGCCAGACGAGCAGACCAAGGTGATCGAAGGAATCACGAGCGTTATCCAGGCGTTAGCCCCAGCCGACGCCATCGGACCTGTGCAGGGCATCCTCGGGCCGATCGTCAATCGCCTCGGCCAGGCTGTCACGTCTGGGGACCCGGCAGACCTCGTGCAGGCGATGAACTCGCTCACAGCGTGCTTCAAGGGCTTCTCGCCATCTGACGATGACATGTTTGACtcgctcgacggcgacgacgaagcCAAGGACGCGGCGATGATGGAGgctcgcgcggcgccaTCAACGGTTGCACTGCGGCAGCGGGCCGAGCAGGCGATTACCGCGGTCATCCAGGTGTGGAacggcgacagcgaggtGGCCGACGCGATCTCGAGCCTTCTAAAGCAGGCGacgctctcgtcctccgagACGCTGATCTCGCTTTCGCCCCTTCCGCTCTTGACCCTTGTGTGCACGGCGTGCGAGCAGGCGCCAAGCGCGCTGTGGATGAGCCTCGCGAGCACGCTCACGCTGCGTATCGGCACGGCGACGAGTTCGCTTCAATTGAAGAAGCACAAGAACTCGCTCGAGGACCAGCGTAAACTTGAGGAAGATAGAGAGCGATGGGAGGTggtcggcgacgctgcgaaccgcctcgccgtcatGGCCGGGCGCATGCTAGGTCCGGACGGCGCGATGCGGGATAACCCGGACGTCGTGGAGGGCTTCTTCAAGTTCTCTCACGCTGTCAGCTCGCGCTTCCCTGGCGTGCTCCTTCGCCTCCCGGAACCCGTCATCGACGTCTACATGTCCCTCGGCATCATGGGTCTGGGCACGCAAGAACGCTTCTCGCTCAAGTCATCCGCCGAGTTCTTCGTCGCCCTCTTCGCCAACACGCGGTACCCCAGTCCACTCGAGGAACCGGCCGAGCGTCTGGTGAGACACTATGgcccgcgcctcctccgtgCACTCTTGCTCAGCGCCGGCTCAGAAGGGCCGCGCTCAGTCATTcccaacctcgccgagctccttgccTCGTTGGTTACTCGTGTCAGCGGGCCGGACATCGCCGCCTGGCTCGACACCATCCTCGCGGAGCCAGGCTTCCCGGAcccgcgcgcgacgcctgAGGCTAAGGCCCGTCTCAAGggcgtcgtcctccgcAGCCGGACGACGCGTAAGATGCGTGAGGCGCTGCACGAGTTTGCCCTCGTTGCACGTGGCCTCGCGAACACGACATATGGCAACGCGACGGCAGTATCGTTAGCGTAG